The following is a genomic window from Acomys russatus chromosome 23, mAcoRus1.1, whole genome shotgun sequence.
tttggaaaataaattttatgtccTGCTTTTATTTTAGTCTGATAAGAACATGGCTTACACTGACCTACCTACATGCAGgccaagaattttattttactgcTTGTAGATTAAGACaataatttctttcaaattttgttccttttcttagTGATAAGTGCTGTAAAAATAAACCAGCATACTCTGTAAGCTTCATGAATCACATACCAACTAATGGagaaaatggaatattattcaaccatgaaaataattaaattttattataattaaataatattaaataaaaataaattattaaataaaaataatgaaattctatTATATGTTGTAGGATGGAAGAAAGCACACAGGATGCTAGAAAGTGAAATTTACATAAATGTCCAGAAtagaaattacagaaaacaaaatagattgGTTTCTGAAAAAAATGGGAGTGATAAAAAtggatattaatttttttctttagggcAATTAATATGTTCTGAAATCATATAGTGTTGTTAGTTGTATAACTACTTAGATATTCTAAGCTTGAAAAGTGTGTATTCTTAGAAAGGTTACTTTCATGGCATATAAATTGCACATCAATTCTTGAAGACAATTATCAGTAATTTTTACTGACACTGTATATTATCATTTCTATACTAGGCACACAGATATCCACTTATTTTCAGTAAGAGCTAATACTAGTAGTCCTATTATACACGTTAGTCTTTAAGTTTGTACCTTAAACACATATACAACCTATTGCCTAGACTTTCATACAGATTAATTCCTCGCTTTTTTCCTCACAATGTTACAAGAATGTAACTATTTTTGTTCCTTATCTGGATCATTATACTTTTTAATGTGCAGATAAAACAGGGCAAATAGTAATTTAGACAAAACTAAAGCCAAATGCTAGAATTCTATACATCCTGGCTTTAGAGTTTAGCATATTACTGCTAGTATTAGCTAAGGGGTAACACATGACCTTATCAGTTAGGGTGAATTTGCTTAATAGATAATTGAAGAATTATTAACAACCGACATGATTATCACCTCTGAAGGTACACAAATTCTGAGTATCTTCTAATAATGAGGCTCCTGCCATAATTTGATTTTCAGTGTATAATGGGATAAATACTTTAATCTTCTAGTATAGTAAGATTTGGAAATTTACCTGACATTCAGTAACTATGTATATTAAATTATTGAAGGCTTCATTGCCAATCTAGtacttatatcttattttttgcTGACCATGAAGAAGCCACAATGTAAATAACTTTTATAATTACTTTATATGCTGTATGTATACTTGTATAAAGGTCCAAATGTACGGAAACACTAGTATATTAAAACCTATTGCCATTAGAAAACTATACTTAGTAATTTTGAATATtcatgaaatatctttttttccccttactatAGAAATCTGATTCTAGTGTCTGTGGAGCTACAGTACTATGACCAAGTCACATAAGATAGTAATATTACTCATTCATAAACATGACCTTGCaacagtgagatgactcagcaagtaaagcCCCTTTCTAGCAAGTCTGATCTGCAGAACTTACATTATGGAATAAACTCAGCCAAGCTGTCCCCTGACTGCGCACACTGAGGCATGCACCCTGCTCAAGACAAGaacaatacatataaaaattaaaagcaaattataaaCACATTTATCTCTCTTTGTAAACTTAGACTTTGTGGTTATCTTGTTTGGGGAAGGATATATAGTTTCTAGATGTTTGTGTTCAAATGTTAATAGACAAGCCCCTGAGCTTGTCTGAGAGATGGGCCTCTGTGCATTATTACTGTGAGGAATTCATTGAGATGGGAACACCCCCAGCCACTTCCACATTGATGATGGCACCATTACCTTGGCAAGGGATGCTggaaagagcagaagaaaggatCTGAGCACTAGATGGCCTTCTGTTTCAGATTACGAGTGCAAAGTGACCAGATCCCTTGAGCTCCACTACTTCAACGTCCCTGCTAACATGAACTGttactgaaactgtaagcaaagaTGAACCTTTTCCTCTTTAAGTTGCTGCTCTCAGAGTATTTTATCAAGTAacgaaaaacaaaccaagattTTACTTATAAAAGTAGATGCTGTAAAATAAGAAAGCATGTTCTGGTTCTGAAATCATTACAGAAATTCTCATTTCTGCTTTCAATTAAATGTGTCTCTGGAGAACAGCACATACCAAACATTAAGTTCAAGCAGATTTAAGGTCTGGTTAAATGTAACCAAGTAACAGTGTTTTCAACAAGTCTTGGCTTACTGATTGGAGTATAAAGAACTGAGTCTGTATGATTTGTCAGGTTTTCCTTCGGTAAATTTTAATCTGTATGTACTAAGATGAGTTAAAAGACACTAGTCACCAACACAGCAACTTCAGAGCTATCTTTAAAGGGAAAGTAGAGCTGAATTAAGTGCATTAATGTCACCTCATCTCtgattttcctttcttggttttgaGAGGTAGCGTGGTGTGTGTTATTTTAAAGTCAAAAATTCACCATGGCTGCTTTCTGAAATATAGAACACATCATAAATGATTGTAAAGCAAGAGTAAAATTAGCATGAAGATTAATGCAAAAAAAGTTTCTCCCAGAATTTTTTACATCTCtcctaattattattttacaaatattgtaaacaaaataaagtgccatgaaaataatcaaacatccttttctttcctgcctctgcctctgccctgttaagtttttctggaaagaaaaggtGATCAGTGTTAACACACTTGAGCATCAATATCACACACGTGTGCCTTCTATTAATTAATGTGTTCCAGCTGCTGCAAGGGGCTTAGCAGGACCAGTCCTGAGCAGCTTGAACTCACCCTCCTAACTCAGGACAGAACTTTAGACAAACTCATGGATCAGGAATCAAGTCTACTTCTTAATATACAGTATTTATTTCAATactcaaacaaaatgaaatggaacTACTATGACAAACTGAGGAATTtaactgtttttcattttctggatttataaacttaaaatattctaaaagatATTCATGCTATTAACGATACAGTGTTTCTAATGTTACAATATAAAAGCAACATTTCCTTTTAAACAAATGGCTATCTTCTAATCTCCTTAACAGCCTAATAATCTATCTTTATAAAGGCTTACAAGACTTTTGCCTGTAATGGTGTTTTATTTACTCTTCCTTAAAGCAGAATAGTTTCCTAAAGTTCACCATAAATGTTCCACTGAAGAACTTGTAGCAAATCTACACGTAATCTCAGTCTAACTGAAGGACATGTACTTGATCCACTTATTTGTGCCACGAACTTCAAAGGGTGGATTTTGGTAGTAGATGTGATGGGCTAATTCTTCCAACGGTGGTTCTGGAGCAGTTGTAGCAAACTGGGCCGCCTCTTCGACTTCTTTTTTCACATCTGCATCAATTTCCTTCAATTCTTCAACATTGCTGAGATTGTTGTTTATCATTCTCTCGCGGAGAAGCATGATGGGGTCACTCTTGCTTCTCATGTCACGAACTTCTTCTCGTGTACGGTAACTGATGCCCGGATCACTCATACTGTGTCCATGATAACGGTAGGTCTGCAGCTCCATCAAAATGGGCCCCTTTCCAGATCTACAGTGATCAGCGGCAAACTTGGTGGCCTCACGAACAGAGAGAATATCCATTCCATTCACCCGCAGTCCAGGGATAAAAAAGCCTCTCTTGTAGTATTCAGTGCTGGCAGATGATCTCTCAATAGACGTCCCCATCCCATAGCGGTTATTTTCACAGATGAAAACACAAGGTAATTTCCACAGGGCTGAGATATTGTAAGCTTCAGCTAACTGGCCCTGGTTAGCCGCACCATCGCCATACAAGGCCAAACAGACCTCGCCACTTCCCAAGTACTTAGAGGCGAAAGCAATACCAGCTCCCAGGGGTACCTGTGCTCCGACAATGCCATTGCCCCCATAGAAGTGCTTGCCGTACATGTGCATAGAGCCTCCCTTGCCTTTCGCGCAGCCTTCCTGGCGTCCAGTCAGCTCTGTGAGAATGGATTTCACTGAGAGCCCTCGCGTGTAGCAGAAGCCATGAGCCCTGTAGGACGTGATGATATGGTCCGTGGGGTTTATCCCGGCCTCTAGTCCCACACAGCAGGCTTCCTGCCCATCACACAAGTGACAGAAACCACGGATGAACTTCTGCTTATACAGCTGATCGGACTTCATCTCCATGCGCCGAATCACCTGCATGGTCCGGTAGTATTTCAGGGCCTCCGCTCTGGTGAGTACGGTGGAGGTGGGCGGTCCCTCTTCCAGCCGGTACAGATCGCATTTCTTAATGTCACATGTGACATCATTGGAGAAGTTAAGGGATGCGAGCAGCCCCCTGAGACCTGGCTTTTGGGCCACTCCGGAAAACACGTGGGACACCACAACGGCCAGCATTTTCCTCATGGAGAAACACAGGCACAACAGTAGCGGCTCCCAACGATCGCTCGGTGGCTTCCAAGATGGCGGCCAGCTCCTCTGATGCGAGAGTAGCGCGAGATTATCACAGTGCCTGCGTCATCAAACCAGTAGCCACGCCCACTAGCCTAGTCATCGGTTCCTTCCAATCGTAAAATTAAGGTCTCAGATGCCCTCCTCCTAATTAACAACATCGGCCTTATCAGTCACAGCAACTGAGTGTCTTTTTCCTGTATACTTACTAAAAATCCTGGGAGGGTGAGGATTTAGCATAGTGTACTAGCGACTttgggttccatcccagcaccacTAAACTTGGACGGTACCTGTggcacacatacctgtaatctcagacaGTAGAAATGGAGGCTTGTTGGATCTGAATTTCAATCCCATCCTTAACCAGGTTGAAGCCTCTTTGGCTACATTTCCCTCCATCtcaaaaagagggagggaagggggaaggagagagatggaaatgagagagagcagagagagagagggagtgagagagggacggaggagaaggagagggaggataacattcttctttctacctttacgtttttaaaagaaaaaaaatactaaatcttCACGGACTTATTGAAAAGTATGCACAAATACACAAGCACTCAAGTACTCAGATAGCCTGGTCATGGCCTTTTacttgttcatatatatatatatatattgtctggGTGCAGTAGTTGTCTTAACGTTTTCTAATGAGGACAAGGTTTGAATATTATatcacttgtgttttgttttgttttgctttgctttgtttttaaggtcCTGGAGATAGGTCAAAGCTTTGCTTACTGCTCCCAttcctctgctcttttttttttttttttttttttttttttttttttttttgtctttaaaatacatttggtaAGACTACTTCATcctaaactatttttattttaatgaaaaaacaaagtaTCTGTTTAAATTCACTGTCTAAATGCTAACGTTTCAAGATAACCTtgtgtttaaaacatttaaaacaaaatattcctgaAGACAATTCAACTTTTATCATCCTACTTCTGTGGCAGTGATGAGGTAGCTGAACCTCAGCCTGAGGGCACTAAAGCTTTGTCTTATATGGGCACTTTGAACACAGCTTTGACATGCAGATTCTACTAGAAAGTTTGCAGGCTTCAGGTTTCTTTCTGAATTCATGACAATTCTGAATTATGCCTGGTCTTTTGATGTATCTTCTGGCCATCTTTTTTGCTGTCACTAAGGTGAGCATAGTTTTTCTTGTACTAAATTATATCTCCAGCAGGTTTCCAAAGACTCACACTTGCTTGTGTATTTTGCTTAGAATTCATCTAAATTTCATTAATCTTAGTAGGGGAAATATAGAGCCATGTTCCTGgtgtgcgtgagtgcatgtgtgtgtgtgtgtgtatgtgtgtgtgtgtatgtatgtgtttgtgtgtgtgtgtgtgtgtgtgtgttattataagGGGGAAAGAACTGTGCCACAGCTTATGTGTAAAGGTGAAAGGACAGCTTTGTTAAATCCAAAGCACTGCCCTCCCTGTCTCATCCCCAAAGAACAGTGTCCTAACAGTATTGTAAACAGAAGGACTTTGGCTGGGTAAACAAAAGTCTAAAGGCAATTTTCTCTTTACCAGAAAAGCAGATCTCCTAAGGTAGGGTCTCTGTTTATCATGAACCACCCTTATTCTCTCCTCAAAGGTCAACTACCTTGGTCAAGACACTTAGCCAATATGCACAACTTGTACCATCCTAAAGATCCCCACCCTGAAAGTAAGCTAGGCTTTTCCATTACTTTGCTCTCCATCACTAGATATGGTCTTGGAGTTTGATCTCAGTAAACCTTTCTTGCTACCCATGGAGCAGTCTAGTTCAGTGCCTTTACTATTCCCTGGCTTACAAAATTGTGgggccagttctctccttctactttaCCTTGGATTCTGAAGACTGAACTCCAGCCACTAGGCTTTTACctaatgagccatctcaccatttTTAGAGCCAAGTTCTCTTAATCCTTCTTTATGTAGCAACTGTAAAGCATAGCTTCTACAAACATGCCCATGAAAGAGAATGCTGGTTTGAACTGCTGGGGAGCAATGGTGTTTGCTTAAGTCACTGATACCAGttcaatcatttttttaaacagcagagGAAAGTGTCATGTACTTTATTGTTGATAtgcaatataaaattaaaaaatacattacacAACTATTATCTGGAAAGAGGCAGAAGTATTAAAATCAAGAAACTCACTTTACATGAGCACAAAGACAACAACAATATCTATACAGAAACAAGACTGACTTTTCAATTTAGTATATAGAAAGAAACGATCCAATTGAATGGAATTCCATTTGAGATTAAGAATTGtagcatgttttatatttttgaaaacagaTCAAAGAAGCCTCAATTATCCTAGGGCTATAAGGATACTTGACAATCCAGGTGctgtggagcacgcctgtaatcccagcactctgggaggcagaggtaggtggatcactgtgagttagagtccagccttgtctacaaagtgagtctggacagccaaggctacacagagaaaccctgtcttgaaaaacaaaacaaaaccaaaaacaaacaaacaaacaaaaaaacaaaaaacacccaaaaatcaaaacaaaacaaaacagaaaataaaaaaatagaacagaaaaaaggggagaaagaaacttttattttttgtaatcaATAAGCCATCCATACTCAAAGATCTTGAGCTGCTTAAATTAgtaagcaagtttttttttttttttgatgtgtgttCTATCCTGTATCCACTGTTTATTATTCAGTTTTAAAGTTGCACCCACGTTAACCTATTGTAGGTTCAAAGTGTCTTTCTTCTTCATTGAAAGTTGTATTTTGGATACTTTTGATATTCAGACAGGACAAAGAAAATAGGTTGCTAAAAAGTTAATGTACCTCTTAAAGGATGGACCCTCTTACCACATTCCAGAACCTACCAGTACAATAGACCTCTTTTACTGcatttagaattcatctgttgaAATCTGTGTTCTGGCTGTGTTGTTTGCTCTGTCTTTGATAGTTAGCCTGAGTCTGCTGTTCTCTCTCATTCCTGCAGGTATCCATAGTCTCCTGGGAGCATTATATccataagaatgaaaaaaatgacactgCAGGATGGAACAATAGTGTTAATGGGTCACTGAGTgacagctgagccttctctcagAGGGATCATCCGGGCTTGTGCTGCCAAGAACACAAGAGCTATACAGTGAAAGTGTGCCAATTTAATCTTGTCacatgtagcctgggctgcaaaGATAGAGCTTGCCTTAAAAG
Proteins encoded in this region:
- the Pdha2 gene encoding pyruvate dehydrogenase E1 component subunit alpha, testis-specific form, mitochondrial isoform X1 translates to MRKMLAVVVSHVFSGVAQKPGLRGLLASLNFSNDVTCDIKKCDLYRLEEGPPTSTVLTRAEALKYYRTMQVIRRMEMKSDQLYKQKFIRGFCHLCDGQEACCVGLEAGINPTDHIITSYRAHGFCYTRGLSVKSILTELTGRQEGCAKGKGGSMHMYGKHFYGGNGIVGAQVPLGAGIAFASKYLGSGEVCLALYGDGAANQGQLAEAYNISALWKLPCVFICENNRYGMGTSIERSSASTEYYKRGFFIPGLRVNGMDILSVREATKFAADHCRSGKGPILMELQTYRYHGHSMSDPGISYRTREEVRDMRSKSDPIMLLRERMINNNLSNVEELKEIDADVKKEVEEAAQFATTAPEPPLEELAHHIYYQNPPFEVRGTNKWIKYMSFS
- the Pdha2 gene encoding pyruvate dehydrogenase E1 component subunit alpha, testis-specific form, mitochondrial isoform X2, translated to MRKMLAVVVSHVFSGVAQKPGLRGLLASLNFSNDVTCDIKKCDLYRLEEGPPTSTVLTRAEALKYYRTMQVIRRMEMKSDQLYKQKFIRGFCHLCDGQEACCVGLEAGINPTDHIITSYRAHGFCYTRGLSVKSILTELTGRQEGCAKGKGGSMHMYGKHFYGGNGIVGAQGQLAEAYNISALWKLPCVFICENNRYGMGTSIERSSASTEYYKRGFFIPGLRVNGMDILSVREATKFAADHCRSGKGPILMELQTYRYHGHSMSDPGISYRTREEVRDMRSKSDPIMLLRERMINNNLSNVEELKEIDADVKKEVEEAAQFATTAPEPPLEELAHHIYYQNPPFEVRGTNKWIKYMSFS